A stretch of the Neisseria sp. DTU_2020_1000833_1_SI_GRL_NUU_006 genome encodes the following:
- a CDS encoding helicase HerA-like domain-containing protein, whose product MTTFPIARAGDKTLEIQGKMANRHGLIAGATGTGKTVTLRRMAEAFSSEGVPVFLVDVKGDLSGIAQAGAASGKVGERIAEFGLGEQWLQSFPVRFWDVYGETGIPVRVTVSEMGPLLLARLMNLNDTQEGLLNLVFKVADDKGWHILDLKDLRSMLKHVSDHASEYRTQYGNVSAASIGAIQRQLLTLENEGAEKFFGEPSLNLQDWMQTDNGKGVINVLNSEKLMRSPRMYSAFLLWMLAELFETLPEVGDLDKPKFVMFFDEAHLMFDNAANALVEQVEQVVRLIRSKGVGVYFVTQNPLDLPDTILGQLGNRVQHALRAFTPRDQKAVKAAAETFRSNPNIKVAEAIAELGVGEALVSFLDEKGMPEPVERALVLPPQSALTPLAAEERNRLFQNDDLYPTYKDMVDNYSAFEALAEADSQVEAEKEAAAAAKGQEKAQKAAEKEAANADPGILGGLLGGLSGGRKKSGQGLGYNVADAIGSQINRQVTNAISRSVMGIIKNMFKK is encoded by the coding sequence ATGACGACATTCCCCATAGCGCGCGCGGGCGATAAGACACTTGAAATCCAAGGCAAAATGGCGAACCGCCACGGCTTGATCGCCGGTGCGACCGGTACGGGTAAAACCGTGACCCTGCGCCGTATGGCGGAGGCCTTCAGCAGCGAGGGCGTTCCCGTATTTTTGGTTGACGTCAAAGGCGATTTGTCGGGCATCGCGCAAGCGGGTGCCGCCAGCGGCAAGGTGGGCGAACGCATTGCCGAGTTTGGCTTGGGCGAGCAATGGCTGCAAAGTTTCCCCGTGCGCTTTTGGGATGTTTACGGCGAAACCGGCATTCCGGTGCGCGTAACTGTTTCGGAAATGGGCCCGCTGCTGCTGGCGCGTTTGATGAATTTGAACGACACGCAGGAAGGCTTGTTGAACCTTGTGTTCAAAGTCGCCGACGACAAAGGCTGGCACATTCTGGATTTGAAAGACTTGCGCAGCATGCTGAAACACGTTTCCGACCATGCTTCGGAATACCGCACGCAATACGGCAACGTCTCCGCCGCCAGTATCGGCGCGATTCAGCGTCAGCTTTTGACGCTGGAGAACGAAGGTGCGGAAAAATTCTTCGGCGAGCCGTCGCTCAACCTGCAAGATTGGATGCAGACCGACAACGGCAAAGGCGTCATCAACGTCCTCAATTCGGAAAAACTGATGCGCTCGCCGCGTATGTACAGCGCGTTTTTGCTGTGGATGTTGGCGGAGTTGTTTGAAACCCTGCCCGAAGTCGGCGATTTGGACAAACCGAAATTCGTGATGTTCTTCGACGAAGCGCATTTGATGTTCGACAACGCCGCCAATGCGCTGGTGGAACAGGTCGAGCAAGTCGTGCGCCTGATCCGTTCCAAAGGCGTGGGCGTGTATTTCGTGACCCAAAACCCGCTCGATTTGCCCGATACCATCCTCGGACAGCTCGGCAACCGCGTGCAACACGCCCTGCGCGCCTTCACGCCGCGCGACCAAAAAGCGGTTAAAGCCGCTGCCGAAACCTTCCGCAGCAATCCGAATATCAAAGTTGCCGAAGCGATTGCCGAACTGGGCGTCGGCGAAGCGCTCGTTTCCTTCCTCGACGAAAAAGGCATGCCTGAGCCGGTAGAGCGCGCGCTCGTCCTGCCGCCGCAATCCGCCTTGACCCCGCTTGCCGCCGAAGAGCGCAACCGTTTGTTCCAAAACGATGATTTGTATCCGACCTATAAAGACATGGTGGACAATTATTCCGCGTTTGAAGCCTTAGCCGAAGCCGACAGTCAGGTTGAGGCGGAGAAAGAGGCGGCAGCAGCGGCAAAAGGGCAGGAAAAAGCGCAAAAAGCCGCTGAAAAAGAAGCCGCCAATGCCGACCCCGGCATACTCGGCGGACTGCTCGGCGGTTTGAGCGGCGGTCGTAAAAAGTCAGGGCAGGGTTTGGGCTACAACGTCGCCGACGCCATCGGCAGCCAAATCAACCGCCAAGTGACCAATGCCATCTCCCGCAGCGTGATGGGCATTATTAAAAATATGTTTAAGAAATAA
- a CDS encoding DUF4145 domain-containing protein, producing MTTYAAPYFYKDAFNCPYCGAFAHMQWVSYEPDVYYKAICAHCEQYSFWRVTETNLTGLELRRKGEMLYPDFGSAPLPAEDMPEDVKKDYEEAARIFIKSPRGAAALLRLGLQKLCIHLGEEGKNINTDIRSLVKKEVLSGQVVKVADTLRITGNNAVHPGQIVDEDFDKVAAKMFDLINFIVKKAITEPKELDELYQLMPENARTAAEAQDKRNLQNQVQNPPSSPTQK from the coding sequence ATGACAACATACGCAGCACCTTATTTTTATAAAGACGCTTTTAATTGCCCGTATTGCGGGGCATTTGCGCATATGCAATGGGTAAGTTACGAACCCGATGTTTATTACAAAGCCATTTGTGCTCATTGTGAACAATATAGTTTTTGGCGAGTAACCGAAACGAACTTGACAGGTTTGGAACTCCGAAGAAAAGGTGAAATGCTCTATCCAGATTTTGGCTCTGCCCCTCTTCCTGCTGAAGATATGCCCGAGGATGTCAAAAAAGATTACGAAGAAGCCGCCCGAATTTTCATCAAATCCCCTCGAGGAGCGGCGGCATTACTGCGTTTAGGCTTGCAAAAATTATGTATTCATTTGGGAGAAGAAGGAAAAAACATCAATACCGACATCAGGTCGCTGGTCAAAAAAGAAGTATTATCAGGACAGGTTGTCAAAGTTGCCGATACTTTGCGGATTACCGGCAATAATGCCGTACATCCTGGCCAAATTGTGGATGAGGATTTCGACAAGGTTGCCGCAAAAATGTTCGACCTAATCAATTTCATTGTGAAGAAAGCCATTACCGAACCGAAAGAACTAGACGAGCTTTATCAGCTGATGCCCGAAAATGCAAGAACCGCCGCAGAAGCGCAAGACAAAAGAAACTTGCAAAATCAGGTACAAAATCCTCCCTCCTCACCTACTCAAAAGTAA
- a CDS encoding M3 family metallopeptidase — protein sequence MTDNVLLHLGEEPRFDAIQTADIKPALQTAIAEARAQIAEVKAQTHTDWANTVERLTDITERVGRIWGVVSHLNSVVDTPELRAVYNELMPEITIFFTEIGQDIELYNRFKVIKNSPEFATLSPAQKTKLNHDLRDFVLSGAELPPEQQAELAKLQTEGAQLSAKFSQNVLDATDAFALYFDDAAPLAGIPEDSLAMFAAAAQSEGKTGYKIGLQIPHYLAVIQYADNRDLRKQIYRAYVTRASELSDDSKFDNTANIDRTLENALQTAKLLGFKNYAELSLATKMADTPEQVLTFLHDLARRAKPYAEKDLAEVKAFARERLNLADPQPWDLSYASEKLREAKYAFSETEVKKYFPVSKVLAGLFAQIKKLYGIGFAEKTVPVWHKDVRYFELEQNGKTIGGVYMDLYAREGKRGGAWMNDYKGRRRFADGTLQLPTAYLVCNFTPPVGGKEARLSHDEILTLFHETGHGLHHLLTQVDELGVSGINGVEWDAVELPSQFMENFVWEYDVLAQMSAHEETGEPLPKELFDKMLAAKNFQRGMFLVRQMEFALFDMTIYSEDDEGRLKNWQQVLDSVRKEVAVIQPPEYNRFANSFGHIFAGGYSAGYYSYAWAEVLSADAYAAFEESGDVAATGKRFWQEILAVGGSRSAAESFKAFRGREPSIDALLRHSGFDNAA from the coding sequence ATGACCGACAACGTACTGCTCCATTTGGGCGAAGAACCCCGTTTCGACGCCATCCAAACCGCCGACATCAAACCCGCCCTGCAAACCGCCATCGCCGAAGCGCGCGCGCAGATTGCCGAAGTCAAAGCCCAAACGCACACCGACTGGGCGAACACCGTCGAGCGTCTGACCGACATCACCGAACGCGTCGGCAGAATTTGGGGCGTCGTGTCGCACCTCAACTCTGTGGTTGACACGCCCGAACTGCGCGCCGTCTATAACGAACTGATGCCCGAAATCACCATCTTCTTCACCGAAATCGGACAAGACATCGAGCTGTACAACCGCTTCAAAGTGATCAAAAATTCCCCTGAATTCGCCACCCTCTCCCCCGCACAAAAAACCAAGCTCAACCACGACCTGCGCGATTTCGTCCTCAGCGGCGCGGAATTGCCGCCCGAACAGCAGGCAGAACTGGCGAAACTGCAAACCGAAGGCGCGCAACTCTCCGCCAAATTCTCGCAAAACGTCCTAGACGCGACCGACGCCTTCGCCCTCTACTTCGACGACGCCGCACCGCTTGCCGGCATTCCCGAAGACTCGCTCGCCATGTTTGCCGCCGCCGCGCAAAGCGAAGGCAAAACAGGCTACAAAATCGGTTTGCAGATTCCGCACTACCTCGCCGTCATCCAATACGCCGACAACCGCGATCTGCGCAAACAAATCTACCGCGCCTACGTGACCCGCGCCAGCGAACTTTCAGACGACAGCAAATTCGACAATACCGCCAACATCGACCGCACGCTCGAAAACGCCCTGCAAACCGCCAAATTGCTCGGCTTCAAAAACTACGCCGAGCTATCATTGGCAACCAAAATGGCGGATACACCCGAACAAGTCCTCACCTTCCTGCACGACCTCGCCCGCCGCGCCAAACCCTACGCCGAAAAAGACCTCGCCGAAGTCAAAGCCTTCGCCCGCGAACGCCTGAACCTCGCCGACCCGCAGCCGTGGGACTTGAGCTACGCCAGCGAAAAACTGCGCGAAGCCAAATACGCATTCAGCGAAACCGAAGTCAAAAAATACTTCCCCGTCAGCAAAGTTTTGGCAGGCCTGTTCGCCCAAATCAAAAAACTCTACGGCATCGGGTTCGCCGAAAAAACCGTTCCCGTCTGGCACAAAGACGTGCGCTACTTCGAGCTGGAGCAAAACGGCAAAACCATAGGCGGCGTCTATATGGACCTCTACGCCCGCGAAGGCAAACGCGGCGGCGCGTGGATGAACGACTACAAAGGCCGCCGCCGCTTCGCCGACGGCACGCTGCAACTGCCCACCGCCTACCTCGTCTGCAACTTCACCCCGCCCGTCGGCGGCAAAGAAGCCCGCTTGAGCCATGACGAAATCCTCACCCTCTTCCACGAAACCGGCCACGGCCTGCACCACCTGCTCACCCAAGTGGACGAACTGGGCGTATCCGGCATCAACGGCGTCGAGTGGGACGCAGTCGAGCTGCCCAGCCAGTTTATGGAAAACTTCGTCTGGGAATACGACGTCTTGGCACAAATGTCCGCCCACGAAGAAACCGGCGAGCCCCTGCCGAAAGAACTCTTCGACAAAATGCTCGCCGCCAAAAACTTCCAACGCGGCATGTTCCTCGTCCGCCAAATGGAGTTCGCCCTCTTCGACATGACCATTTACAGCGAAGACGACGAAGGCCGTCTGAAAAACTGGCAACAGGTTTTAGACAGCGTGCGCAAAGAAGTCGCCGTCATCCAACCGCCCGAATACAACCGCTTCGCCAACAGCTTCGGCCACATCTTCGCCGGCGGCTATTCCGCAGGCTATTACAGCTACGCATGGGCGGAAGTCCTCAGCGCCGACGCCTACGCCGCCTTTGAAGAAAGCGGCGACGTCGCCGCCACAGGCAAACGCTTCTGGCAGGAAATCCTCGCCGTCGGCGGCTCCCGCAGCGCGGCAGAATCCTTCAAAGCCTTCCGCGGACGCGAACCGAGTATAGACGCACTGCTGCGCCACAGCGGATTCGACAACGCGGCTTGA
- a CDS encoding mechanosensitive ion channel family protein, protein MWDTVRQWLHTLPVREEVVESVLMVMALLVLRGVLLNLYLRRHPHYSIEEKRRSLVLSRNLTLILTIFGLAIIWATQIQTLALSMFAVAAAIVVATKELIMCLSGSILRSVTKQYSIGDYIEVNGLRGRVVDINLLNTLMMQIGPNPLVGQLSGKTLSFPNSLLLNHSVRRDNILGDYVIHTVEIPVPIHLDSDVIVGRLKAVLEPLCQPYVPAIQRHLENVQAEKLFITPAAQPRVTRVPHDDKVYLIIVRYASPVAKRLEIQQAVLDEFLRVQYRLLNPQA, encoded by the coding sequence ATGTGGGACACAGTACGGCAATGGCTGCATACTCTGCCAGTACGCGAGGAAGTGGTGGAATCGGTGCTGATGGTCATGGCGCTGCTGGTTTTGCGGGGCGTTTTGCTGAACCTGTATCTGCGCCGCCACCCGCATTACAGCATCGAGGAAAAACGCCGCTCCTTGGTACTCAGCCGCAATCTGACGCTGATTTTGACCATTTTCGGGCTGGCGATAATTTGGGCGACACAAATCCAGACGCTGGCGCTGTCGATGTTTGCCGTAGCGGCGGCGATTGTGGTGGCGACGAAGGAACTGATTATGTGTTTGTCGGGCAGCATCTTGCGCTCGGTAACGAAACAATATTCGATCGGCGACTATATCGAGGTCAACGGCCTGCGCGGGCGCGTGGTCGATATTAATCTTTTGAACACGTTGATGATGCAGATCGGTCCGAATCCGCTGGTCGGGCAGCTTTCGGGTAAAACGCTGTCGTTTCCCAACAGCCTGCTTTTGAACCACTCCGTCCGCCGCGACAATATCTTGGGCGATTATGTGATTCATACGGTGGAAATTCCCGTGCCGATTCATTTGGATTCGGATGTGATTGTAGGTCGTCTGAAAGCCGTATTGGAGCCTTTGTGCCAACCTTATGTACCCGCCATCCAGCGGCATTTGGAAAACGTGCAGGCGGAGAAGCTGTTCATCACCCCTGCCGCCCAGCCGCGCGTAACCCGCGTGCCGCATGACGACAAGGTGTACCTTATCATCGTGCGCTATGCCTCGCCCGTAGCGAAGCGTTTAGAAATCCAGCAGGCGGTGTTGGATGAGTTTTTACGCGTACAATACCGCCTGCTAAACCCTCAAGCTTAA
- the ilvC gene encoding ketol-acid reductoisomerase gives MQVYYDKDADLSLIKGKTVAIIGYGSQGHAHAANLKDSGVNVVVGLRQGGSWRKAEAAGFEVLSVADATKKADVVMILLPDENQPVVYKNEIEPNLKQGAVLAFAHGFNVHYNQIVPRADLDVIMVAPKGPGHTVRSEFLKGGGVPSLIAVYQDKSGKARDIALSYAAANGGTKGGVIETNFREETETDLFGEQAVLCGGVVELIKTGFETLTEAGYAPEMAYFECLHEMKLIVDLIYEGGIANMNYSISNNAEYGEYVTGVEVINDKSREAMRNALKRIQTGEYAKMFIQEGAVNYASMTARRRLTADHQIEKVGAQLRSMMPWIAKNKLVDLDKN, from the coding sequence ATGCAAGTTTATTACGATAAAGACGCCGACCTGTCCCTGATCAAAGGTAAAACCGTCGCCATCATCGGCTACGGCTCACAAGGCCACGCCCACGCGGCAAACCTGAAAGATTCAGGCGTAAACGTAGTAGTCGGCCTGCGCCAAGGCGGCTCTTGGAGAAAAGCAGAAGCAGCCGGCTTCGAAGTATTGTCCGTAGCCGATGCCACCAAAAAAGCTGACGTAGTGATGATTCTGCTGCCCGACGAAAACCAGCCTGTTGTGTACAAAAACGAAATCGAGCCTAACCTGAAACAAGGCGCGGTACTCGCTTTCGCACACGGCTTCAACGTACACTACAACCAAATCGTACCGCGTGCCGACTTGGACGTGATTATGGTCGCCCCCAAAGGCCCCGGCCATACCGTACGCAGCGAATTCCTGAAAGGCGGCGGCGTACCTTCGCTGATCGCCGTTTACCAAGATAAAAGCGGCAAAGCGCGCGACATCGCCCTGTCTTACGCAGCAGCCAACGGCGGCACCAAAGGCGGCGTGATTGAAACCAACTTCCGCGAAGAAACCGAAACCGACCTCTTCGGCGAACAAGCCGTATTGTGCGGCGGCGTGGTCGAATTGATCAAAACCGGCTTCGAAACCCTGACCGAAGCAGGCTACGCGCCCGAAATGGCATACTTCGAATGCCTGCACGAAATGAAGCTCATCGTTGACCTGATTTACGAAGGCGGCATCGCCAACATGAACTACTCCATTTCCAACAACGCGGAGTACGGCGAATACGTTACCGGCGTGGAAGTCATCAACGACAAATCCCGCGAAGCCATGCGCAACGCCCTCAAACGCATCCAAACCGGCGAATATGCCAAAATGTTCATCCAAGAAGGCGCCGTCAACTACGCCAGCATGACCGCCCGCCGCCGCCTGACTGCCGACCACCAAATCGAAAAAGTAGGCGCACAACTGCGCTCCATGATGCCTTGGATTGCCAAAAACAAACTGGTCGATTTGGACAAAAACTAA
- a CDS encoding putative quinol monooxygenase has protein sequence MSNIKIVALVTVKPEHTETLKPLFQSLVKASRAEEGNISYDLHQEIGKPERFVFVENWKSQAAIDTHNASEHFQGFVKAIDGKTDALEIVLMEELSV, from the coding sequence ATGTCAAACATTAAAATCGTCGCGCTGGTTACCGTCAAACCTGAACATACAGAAACGCTGAAACCCTTGTTCCAAAGCCTGGTCAAAGCCAGCCGAGCGGAAGAAGGCAACATCAGCTACGATTTGCATCAGGAAATCGGCAAACCCGAACGTTTCGTCTTCGTCGAAAACTGGAAATCTCAGGCAGCCATCGATACGCACAACGCCAGCGAACATTTCCAAGGTTTCGTTAAAGCCATCGACGGCAAAACCGACGCGCTCGAAATCGTTTTGATGGAAGAACTCTCCGTTTAA
- the ilvN gene encoding acetolactate synthase small subunit translates to MRHILSVLMENESGAMSRVVGLFSARDYNIDSLAVAPTEDKTLSRMTIVTHGDEQVIEQITKQLNKLIEVIKVVDLNESRFVERELMLVKVRAVGKDRDEFLRLTEIYRGSIIDVTDRSYTIEITGSTDKLDSFLETVGRAQILETVRTGAAGIGRGERILKI, encoded by the coding sequence ATGCGACATATCTTATCTGTTCTGATGGAAAACGAATCAGGCGCGATGAGCCGCGTGGTCGGTCTTTTCTCCGCTCGCGACTACAACATCGACTCCTTGGCAGTAGCACCGACCGAAGACAAAACCCTTTCGCGCATGACCATCGTTACCCACGGCGACGAGCAAGTCATCGAACAAATCACCAAGCAACTCAATAAATTAATTGAGGTGATTAAAGTGGTCGATTTGAACGAAAGCCGTTTTGTCGAACGCGAATTGATGTTGGTAAAAGTCCGCGCCGTCGGCAAAGACCGCGACGAATTTTTACGCCTGACCGAAATCTACCGCGGCAGCATCATCGACGTAACCGACCGCAGCTACACCATCGAAATCACAGGCTCGACCGACAAACTCGACTCCTTCCTCGAAACCGTCGGACGCGCCCAGATTTTGGAAACCGTACGCACAGGTGCAGCCGGCATCGGCCGCGGCGAGCGTATTTTGAAAATTTAA
- the ilvB gene encoding biosynthetic-type acetolactate synthase large subunit — MQLSGAQIIVQSLKAEGVEYVFGYPGGAVIEIYDAIFQLNKFKHILTRHEQAAVHAADAYARVSGKVGVALVTSGPGVTNALTGIATAYSDSIPMVVISGQVGNSLIGTDAFQEVDTVGITRPCVKHNFLVTNVNELAETIKKAFQIAASGRPGPVVVDIPKDVTQAMAKFSYPQEDIFIRSYQPVVQGHIGQIKKAIQMLASAKRPIVYFGGGVVLGNASEELTKFVRMTGAPCTGTLMGLGAYPSSDRQFLGMLGMHGTYEANLAMQNADVVLAVGARFDDRVVSVPSKFFEKAKKVIHIDVDPSSIAKRVKVDIPIVGDVKNVLSEMIALWGKQDAPAADSLDKWWKNIEEWRSRNCLWFDNDSEIIKPQYVVQKLAEVTGNSAIITSDVGQHQMFAAQYYPFERPRQWLNSGGLGTMGVGLPYAMGAKLAAPDQDVFCITGEGSIQMNIQELSTCFQYRIPVNVVTLNNGYLGMVRQWQELYYGNRESETYFDSLPDFVKLAEAYGHIGIRVDKKSDVEGALLEAVKQKDRLVFIDFLTDKKQNVLPMVGNGKGLDEMVLPPHMRENPKA; from the coding sequence ATGCAATTATCAGGTGCACAAATCATAGTGCAAAGTCTCAAAGCCGAAGGTGTAGAGTATGTTTTCGGCTATCCGGGCGGCGCAGTCATCGAAATCTACGACGCTATTTTCCAACTCAATAAATTCAAGCACATCCTGACCCGACACGAGCAGGCGGCGGTACACGCGGCAGATGCGTATGCGCGCGTCAGCGGCAAAGTTGGCGTCGCGCTGGTTACTTCCGGTCCGGGCGTGACCAATGCGCTGACAGGCATTGCCACCGCATACAGCGATTCGATTCCGATGGTGGTCATCAGCGGACAGGTCGGCAATTCGCTCATCGGTACGGATGCGTTTCAAGAGGTGGATACGGTCGGCATTACCCGTCCGTGCGTCAAACACAATTTCTTGGTAACCAACGTCAACGAGCTTGCCGAGACCATTAAAAAGGCATTCCAAATCGCCGCCAGCGGCCGACCCGGTCCGGTCGTAGTCGATATTCCCAAAGATGTAACGCAGGCGATGGCGAAATTCAGCTATCCGCAGGAAGACATCTTTATCCGCTCTTACCAACCTGTCGTGCAAGGCCATATCGGGCAGATTAAAAAAGCCATCCAAATGTTGGCTTCCGCCAAACGTCCGATCGTTTATTTCGGCGGCGGCGTGGTATTGGGCAATGCTTCGGAAGAGCTGACGAAATTTGTCCGCATGACGGGCGCACCGTGTACCGGCACGCTGATGGGGCTGGGCGCGTACCCTTCAAGCGACCGCCAATTCTTGGGTATGCTGGGTATGCACGGCACTTACGAAGCCAACCTCGCCATGCAAAACGCAGATGTCGTATTGGCAGTGGGTGCGCGTTTTGACGACCGTGTCGTCTCCGTTCCGTCCAAATTCTTTGAAAAAGCCAAAAAAGTCATTCATATTGATGTTGACCCGTCCAGCATCGCCAAACGCGTCAAAGTCGATATTCCGATTGTCGGCGATGTGAAAAACGTCTTGTCCGAAATGATTGCTTTGTGGGGCAAGCAGGATGCACCTGCCGCCGACTCTTTGGACAAATGGTGGAAAAACATCGAAGAATGGCGTTCGCGCAACTGCCTGTGGTTTGACAACGACAGCGAAATCATCAAGCCGCAATATGTCGTGCAGAAACTTGCCGAAGTTACCGGCAATTCCGCCATCATCACTTCGGACGTGGGACAACACCAAATGTTCGCGGCGCAATATTATCCGTTCGAACGCCCGCGCCAATGGCTCAATTCCGGCGGCTTGGGTACGATGGGTGTAGGTTTGCCGTATGCGATGGGCGCGAAACTTGCCGCCCCCGATCAAGACGTGTTCTGCATTACCGGCGAAGGTTCGATTCAGATGAACATCCAAGAATTGTCCACCTGCTTCCAATACCGCATTCCGGTAAACGTCGTTACCCTCAACAACGGCTACCTCGGCATGGTTCGCCAATGGCAGGAACTGTATTACGGCAACCGCGAATCGGAAACCTATTTCGATTCTCTGCCCGATTTCGTCAAACTGGCGGAAGCATACGGGCACATCGGCATCCGCGTGGATAAAAAATCCGATGTTGAAGGTGCGCTTTTGGAAGCAGTCAAACAAAAAGACCGTCTGGTATTTATCGACTTCTTGACCGATAAGAAACAAAACGTGCTGCCCATGGTCGGCAACGGCAAAGGTTTGGACGAAATGGTTCTGCCGCCGCACATGCGCGAAAACCCGAAAGCGTAA
- a CDS encoding extracellular solute-binding protein — protein sequence MKKSVLAVLAALSLAACGGGEKKTEQPQAGSAPAANAEAAATDTLNIYNWSNYVDESTVEDFKKANKLKLTYDLYENNETLEAKMLTGKSGYDLVVPGIAFLPRQIEAGAYQKINKDLIPNYKNIDPELLKMLETADPGNQYAVPYFSGVNTLAITAKGKELLGGKLPENGWDLLFKPEYTNKLKSCGIALWDTPSEMFPILLNYLGKDPKGTNPDDLKAAAEVLKAIRPDVKRFSPSIIDELARGDICLAAGNGGDLNLAKARSEEVKNNVGIEVLTPKGMGFWIESWLIPADAKNIANAHKYINYTLDPEVAAKNGIAVTFAPASKPAREKMPAELVNTRSIFPNAQDMKDGFVMPQMSSDAKKLSVNLWQKIKVGSN from the coding sequence ATGAAAAAATCCGTATTAGCCGTATTGGCGGCATTATCGCTGGCCGCTTGCGGCGGTGGCGAGAAAAAAACCGAGCAACCTCAAGCAGGCAGCGCGCCTGCTGCCAATGCCGAAGCAGCCGCCACCGATACTTTGAACATCTACAACTGGTCGAACTACGTTGACGAGAGCACCGTTGAAGACTTCAAAAAAGCCAATAAGCTGAAGCTGACCTACGACCTTTACGAAAACAACGAAACCCTCGAAGCCAAAATGCTGACCGGCAAATCCGGCTATGACTTGGTCGTTCCCGGCATCGCCTTCCTGCCCCGTCAAATCGAAGCGGGTGCTTATCAAAAAATCAATAAAGACCTGATTCCCAATTACAAAAACATCGATCCCGAATTGTTGAAAATGCTGGAAACTGCCGACCCGGGCAACCAGTATGCCGTTCCTTATTTCTCCGGTGTCAACACTTTGGCAATTACGGCGAAGGGCAAAGAACTTTTGGGCGGCAAGCTGCCTGAAAACGGTTGGGATTTGCTGTTCAAGCCTGAATACACCAACAAGCTGAAATCATGCGGTATCGCCTTGTGGGACACGCCGAGCGAGATGTTCCCAATTTTACTGAATTATTTGGGTAAAGACCCCAAAGGCACAAATCCTGATGATTTGAAAGCGGCGGCGGAAGTGCTGAAAGCCATCCGTCCTGATGTAAAACGTTTCAGTCCGTCCATCATTGACGAACTGGCGCGCGGCGACATCTGTCTTGCGGCCGGTAACGGAGGCGACTTGAACTTGGCGAAAGCGCGTTCCGAAGAAGTGAAAAACAATGTCGGCATCGAAGTGTTGACGCCGAAGGGTATGGGCTTCTGGATTGAATCTTGGCTGATTCCCGCCGATGCGAAAAACATTGCCAATGCCCACAAATACATCAACTATACGCTTGATCCCGAAGTGGCTGCGAAAAACGGCATTGCCGTTACCTTTGCGCCTGCAAGCAAACCGGCACGCGAGAAAATGCCTGCCGAGTTGGTTAACACCCGCTCCATCTTCCCGAATGCTCAGGATATGAAAGACGGTTTTGTGATGCCGCAAATGAGTTCGGATGCGAAGAAACTGTCGGTTAATCTGTGGCAGAAGATTAAAGTCGGTTCAAACTGA
- the rpsT gene encoding 30S ribosomal protein S20, with product MANSAQARKRARQSVKQRAHNASLRTAFRTAVKKVLKAVEAGDKAAAQAVYQESVKVIDRIADKGVFHKNKAARHKSRLSAKVKALA from the coding sequence ATGGCAAACAGCGCACAAGCCCGCAAACGTGCCCGCCAATCGGTTAAACAACGCGCCCACAACGCCAGCCTGCGTACTGCATTCCGTACCGCGGTGAAAAAAGTGTTGAAAGCAGTTGAAGCCGGCGACAAAGCTGCTGCTCAAGCAGTTTACCAAGAGTCCGTCAAAGTCATCGACCGTATCGCTGACAAAGGCGTATTCCACAAAAACAAAGCAGCCCGCCATAAGAGCCGTCTGTCTGCCAAAGTAAAAGCATTGGCTTAA